In one Phyllostomus discolor isolate MPI-MPIP mPhyDis1 chromosome 8, mPhyDis1.pri.v3, whole genome shotgun sequence genomic region, the following are encoded:
- the WNT9A gene encoding protein Wnt-9a isoform X2, giving the protein MLDGPLLARWLAVAFALTLLLAALRPSAAYFGLTGSEPLTILPLTLDPEAAAQAHYKACDRLKLERKQRRMCRRDPGVAETLVEAVSMSALECQYQFRFERWNCTLEGRYRASLLKRGFKETAFLYAISSAGLTHALAKACSAGRMERCTCDEAPDLENREAWQWGGCGDNLKYSSKFVKEFLGRRSSKDLRARVDFHNNLVIKAGVETTCKCHGVSGSCTVRTCWRQLAPFHEVGKRLKYKYETALKVGSTTNEAAGEAGAISPPRGRALSTGGDPLPRTPELVHLDDSPSFCLAGRFSPGTAGRRCHREKNCESICCGRGHNTQSRVVTRPCQCQVRWCCYVECRQCTQREEVYTCKG; this is encoded by the exons GCTGACCGGCAGCGAGCCCCTGACCATCCTCCCACTGACCCTGGATCCTGAGGCAGCCGCACAGGCACACTACAAGGCCTGTGATCGGCTGAAGCTGGAGCGGAAGCAGAGGCGTATGTGCCGCCGGGACCCGGGCGTGGCCGAGACACTGGTGGAGGCAGTCAGCATGAGCGCCCTGGAGTGTCAGTACCAGTTTCGCTTCGAGCGCTGGAACTGCACCCTGGAAGGCCGCTACCGGGCCAGCCTGCTCAAGCGAG GCTTCAAGGAGACGGCTTTCCTCTATGCCATCTCCTCGGCTGGCCTCACGCACGCACTGGCCAAGGCCTGCAGTGCAGGCCGCATGGAACGTTGCACCTGTGATGAGGCACCCGACCTGGAGAACCGTGAGGCCTGGCAGTGGGGTGGCTGCGGGGACAACCTCAAGTACAGCAGCAAGTTCGTCAAGGAGTTTCTGGGCCGGCGGTCAAGCAAGGACCTGCGTGCCCGTGTGGACTTCCACAACAACCTC gTGATCAAAGCTGGGGTGGAGACCACGTGCAAGTGCCATGGTGTGTCTGGCTCCTGTACCGTGCGGACGTGCTGGCGACAGCTGGCACCCTTCCACGAGGTGGGCAAGCGCCTGAAGTACAAGTACGAGACGGCACTCAAGGTGGGCAGCACCACTAACGAGGCTGCTGGCGAGGCGGGTGCCATTTCTCCACCCAGGGGCCGGGCTTTGAGCACAGGTGGTGACCCACTGCCCCGTACACCAGAGCTGGTGCACTTGGACGACTCACCCAGTTTCTGCCTGGCTGGCCGCTTCTCCCCAGGCACTGCAGGCCGCAGGTGCCACCGTGAGAAGAACTGTGAGAGCATTTGCTGTGGACGTGGCCATAACACGCAGAGCCGGGTGGTGACACGGCCCTGCCAGTGCCAGGTGCGCTGGTGCTGCTACGTGGAGTGCAGACAGTGCACTCAGCGGGAGGAGGTCTATACCTGCAAGGGCTAG
- the WNT9A gene encoding protein Wnt-9a isoform X1, whose product MLDGPLLARWLAVAFALTLLLAALRPSAAYFGLTGSEPLTILPLTLDPEAAAQAHYKACDRLKLERKQRRMCRRDPGVAETLVEAVSMSALECQYQFRFERWNCTLEGRYRASLLKRGFKETAFLYAISSAGLTHALAKACSAGRMERCTCDEAPDLENREAWQWGGCGDNLKYSSKFVKEFLGRRSSKDLRARVDFHNNLVGVKVIKAGVETTCKCHGVSGSCTVRTCWRQLAPFHEVGKRLKYKYETALKVGSTTNEAAGEAGAISPPRGRALSTGGDPLPRTPELVHLDDSPSFCLAGRFSPGTAGRRCHREKNCESICCGRGHNTQSRVVTRPCQCQVRWCCYVECRQCTQREEVYTCKG is encoded by the exons GCTGACCGGCAGCGAGCCCCTGACCATCCTCCCACTGACCCTGGATCCTGAGGCAGCCGCACAGGCACACTACAAGGCCTGTGATCGGCTGAAGCTGGAGCGGAAGCAGAGGCGTATGTGCCGCCGGGACCCGGGCGTGGCCGAGACACTGGTGGAGGCAGTCAGCATGAGCGCCCTGGAGTGTCAGTACCAGTTTCGCTTCGAGCGCTGGAACTGCACCCTGGAAGGCCGCTACCGGGCCAGCCTGCTCAAGCGAG GCTTCAAGGAGACGGCTTTCCTCTATGCCATCTCCTCGGCTGGCCTCACGCACGCACTGGCCAAGGCCTGCAGTGCAGGCCGCATGGAACGTTGCACCTGTGATGAGGCACCCGACCTGGAGAACCGTGAGGCCTGGCAGTGGGGTGGCTGCGGGGACAACCTCAAGTACAGCAGCAAGTTCGTCAAGGAGTTTCTGGGCCGGCGGTCAAGCAAGGACCTGCGTGCCCGTGTGGACTTCCACAACAACCTCGTGGGTGTGAAG gTGATCAAAGCTGGGGTGGAGACCACGTGCAAGTGCCATGGTGTGTCTGGCTCCTGTACCGTGCGGACGTGCTGGCGACAGCTGGCACCCTTCCACGAGGTGGGCAAGCGCCTGAAGTACAAGTACGAGACGGCACTCAAGGTGGGCAGCACCACTAACGAGGCTGCTGGCGAGGCGGGTGCCATTTCTCCACCCAGGGGCCGGGCTTTGAGCACAGGTGGTGACCCACTGCCCCGTACACCAGAGCTGGTGCACTTGGACGACTCACCCAGTTTCTGCCTGGCTGGCCGCTTCTCCCCAGGCACTGCAGGCCGCAGGTGCCACCGTGAGAAGAACTGTGAGAGCATTTGCTGTGGACGTGGCCATAACACGCAGAGCCGGGTGGTGACACGGCCCTGCCAGTGCCAGGTGCGCTGGTGCTGCTACGTGGAGTGCAGACAGTGCACTCAGCGGGAGGAGGTCTATACCTGCAAGGGCTAG